The genomic region GGACGTCGGACTCGTTGTAACCGTGGTGGTCGCGGTGGCGATTCTTGGACTGCGGTTCCTCTTAAGCCGCCGGTTCGGGGGCGTTCCTGGTTTCGCGCTGGCCGGGGCCAGCGCGATTATCGAGATCGCAGTGATTATGACAATTGCCACGCTATCTACTTGATTCACCGAGGCCGAACTATCCCCCAGATTTAAGCGGAGTGCGGGAGCCCGCCTCCCTCGATTGGAGAACAGATTGGGCCTTGCGCTCAGATTCGGAGAGGCTGCTATGGTTGCCAGCCGCCGCCGCGCAAGTGCATGGGCCACTACCCGTCGCGGCGCAGCGCATCCCTCCACTGCCGGCTCACCTCCGCGCGCAACTCGTCGAGCGTTCCGGCGTTGCGTATCACGACCTTCGCATGACGGATGCGTTCCGAATCCGGGAGTTGCGCCCGTATCCGTGCTTCGGTCTGTTCGGGCTTCATTCCGCGGTCGCGCTCGACGCGGGCGATCACGCGATCGCGTGGCGCGGTGACGAGCCAAATCTCGTCGAACAATGGCATCCAGTTCGCCTCGATTAGAATTGCCGCCTCGACCACGATGGGGAGCTTTTCGCCTTTGGCGCGCATCTCGGTCGTCAGCTCACGGATCCGATCCATGGTGCGGGGCCACACGATAGAGGTCAGCTTCTTCAACTGGGCGGGATCTGCGAACACCAGAGGTCCGAGCTTGCTCCGATCGATTGTCCCATCGGGGGCGACGATTTGCTCACCGAACGCCGCCACAACCTCGCTATAGGCGCCCGCCCCCGGCGTGTAAGTTGATTGTGCCACCTTGTCCGCATCGAGAATCTGCGCGCCCAGCTCCGCCAGCATCTTCGCGACTACGCTCTTGCCCGAACCAATTCCCCCTGTGAGCCCAATTGTCAGCATCGCTTCCTACCTCTGAGCAGCTAATCGAAAACCCGGAACTTGCGCAACGAAACCCCGAGACGATTGTGGCCGTCACCCGGTTTTGGGGATGCTTGACTGACCCGCCTTCTAGTCGGGACAATTCCTCGGTGATGGCGGCGGGGGGCCCCGCCGACCGCTCCGCCGCGCGGTCACTCGCTTGAGCAACTCTCAATATAGCTGGCTGGGAACCGCCACGCGGCGGTTCGAAGAGCAGACCCGAACGCATGGCTACATTTTCGCGCCGTGGCGCGTGCTGGTTAACTCGGTCCAGAACTTTTTTGAGAATGACGACTTCCTGCGCGCATCCGCACTGACCTACACCTCCACGTTATCCATCGTTCCGATCCTGGCGCTGGCCTTTTCCGTGCTAAAGGGTCTGGGCGAAGCTGATCAGGTTCGTCCGTTGGTATCGCGCTATCTCGCGTTGGGCTCACAATCCACCTCGGATCAGCTCATGGGTTTCGTCGAGAACGTGAATGCCACCGCGCTCGGCGCGGTAGGCGCCGCGTTTCTACTGGGCACCGTGATCTCCACGCTCGGCAACATCGAGCAGGCGTTCAATGGAATTTTTCACGTGCCTCGCAGCCGGAGCTACCTGCGTCGCTTTTCGGATTATTTGAGCGTTCTTTTCACCGTGCCGCTGTTGGCCGCAGCAGCTCTCGCGTTCACCGCGATGGTACAGGTACGGGTGTCCATGTTTCCGGTTATCATCCATCTCGTTCCCTATGTCTTCGTTTGGGCGGGGTTCTTCTTTCTATACGTTTTTTTTCCTTACACGAAGGTGCGCTACACTCCCGCATTGCTAGGGTCGGGTATAGCCGCGATCCTCTTCCAGCTTGCGCAGTGGGGGTACGTCAGGTTCCAGGTCGGGATGGCCAACTATCGTGCGATCTACGGCGCGCTCGCGACGCTGCCGATTTTTCTGCTCTGGACCTACATCGCGTGGGCGGTGATTCTGTTCGGTGCCGAAATAACCGCTGCCGCGCAGCGGGGCGGAAACATTCCGCTGCTTCGTCCAGCCTCTCCCGATTTCCCGTGCGCTGCCACCTTGCACATCCTGGTAATGCTCGCCCGTCAGCAACTCCTGCGTGGCCGCGGCGTCACCATGTTGGAACTTGCGCACTGGCTCGGCGTTTCGGTGGGGGCAATCGATCCGCTTCTGGTCCGGCTAAAGGACGATGGGCTGGTGGTCGAGGGTTCCGAGGAACATCACGGCGGACACGGTGGCCCGCTTCACCTGGTGCGTGCGCCGGCTTCGATAACACTGTCTGAGGTAGTTCGCACGCTTCTCGAAGAAGATCCGGCGGATGCAGGAGAGTCGCGCGTCGCGGAGCTGATGCGTTTCATCAGAAAGGCGCAAGTGGAAGCCGTCGGTCAAACGACCCTTGCGGATCTGGTCACCGACCAGACCTCGCACGCGCAGATCGCGTCAGCTGCCCGCGGCCAGCTGAATCCCGCCAGCTGAGAGGCCGGCAGCGCAGGTCCGCACCGATTTCTTTCGGATCCCAGCTCGCCTATCATCGGCGGACATTTGCTCAAGGGAATCACAGCGTGCCTGAAAGCGGCGATCTGTCGATCAACGGAATAAGGATTCGCTACTACAACTGGGGCGGTAGCGGTGATCCGATCGTGGTACTCCATGCGACCGGTTTCCACGGCCGCGTGTATCGTCCGATTGTAGAGGCGCTCACGAAAATCGGACACGTATGGAGCTACGACCAGCGCGGACACGGCGACAGCGACACGCCCGACGAACTGGAGAACTACAACTGGGCGTTGACCATGGAGGACCTGGGCGGGTTCATCACGGCTAAGGGGTGGAACGGTGTGCGCGCATTCGGCCATTCCGCGGGTGCCACCGCCATAGGTTCGCTGGCCTACGAGCGGCCCGAACTGATTTCGCGCGCGGTGCTTGCCGAGCCCGTCATCTTCGAGTCGCCCGACGCCCCGGAACTCGGATGGCGCAACCCGTTTGTCGAGCGAACCCTTCGGCGCCGCCCGACTTTCGACAGCGTCGATGCCATGTTCGCCAATTTCTCTGGTAAACCCCCCTACGATACCTGGGACCGAGCAATGCTGCGAGACTATTGCGACTTCGGCACCCGGGAAACCGGCGACGGTAAGCGGGAGCTTAAGTGTCCCCCAAAGGTGGAAGCGCGCTTGTACGAAACGGCGCGTGACTTCGATGGCTTGGGCA from Candidatus Binataceae bacterium harbors:
- the coaE gene encoding dephospho-CoA kinase (Dephospho-CoA kinase (CoaE) performs the final step in coenzyme A biosynthesis.), whose translation is MLTIGLTGGIGSGKSVVAKMLAELGAQILDADKVAQSTYTPGAGAYSEVVAAFGEQIVAPDGTIDRSKLGPLVFADPAQLKKLTSIVWPRTMDRIRELTTEMRAKGEKLPIVVEAAILIEANWMPLFDEIWLVTAPRDRVIARVERDRGMKPEQTEARIRAQLPDSERIRHAKVVIRNAGTLDELRAEVSRQWRDALRRDG
- a CDS encoding YhjD/YihY/BrkB family envelope integrity protein encodes the protein MSNSQYSWLGTATRRFEEQTRTHGYIFAPWRVLVNSVQNFFENDDFLRASALTYTSTLSIVPILALAFSVLKGLGEADQVRPLVSRYLALGSQSTSDQLMGFVENVNATALGAVGAAFLLGTVISTLGNIEQAFNGIFHVPRSRSYLRRFSDYLSVLFTVPLLAAAALAFTAMVQVRVSMFPVIIHLVPYVFVWAGFFFLYVFFPYTKVRYTPALLGSGIAAILFQLAQWGYVRFQVGMANYRAIYGALATLPIFLLWTYIAWAVILFGAEITAAAQRGGNIPLLRPASPDFPCAATLHILVMLARQQLLRGRGVTMLELAHWLGVSVGAIDPLLVRLKDDGLVVEGSEEHHGGHGGPLHLVRAPASITLSEVVRTLLEEDPADAGESRVAELMRFIRKAQVEAVGQTTLADLVTDQTSHAQIASAARGQLNPAS
- a CDS encoding alpha/beta hydrolase, whose protein sequence is MPESGDLSINGIRIRYYNWGGSGDPIVVLHATGFHGRVYRPIVEALTKIGHVWSYDQRGHGDSDTPDELENYNWALTMEDLGGFITAKGWNGVRAFGHSAGATAIGSLAYERPELISRAVLAEPVIFESPDAPELGWRNPFVERTLRRRPTFDSVDAMFANFSGKPPYDTWDRAMLRDYCDFGTRETGDGKRELKCPPKVEARLYETARDFDGLGRILAAKSPLLIMFGTRSDSLGTTLSPRVARERKAGRVIDVPDSGHFLPMEKPALVSQLAVDFLK